AATCCATTACATTAACATCCATTGGGCAATTATTATTACATGCTTCGCATTCAATACATTCTACTCCTGTTGGTTTTCTTTTGATTAATGCTAAAGTAGTTTGTGGTTTCATTACTAATGATACAGGACAAAGAATTTTACAAAAAGCTCTTTTCTTTTTAAAAATAAATGCCAAAGGTATAGCAAGCATATAATATGTGCCATTTCCTACAAGAAACCAGATTAA
The genomic region above belongs to Bacteroidales bacterium and contains:
- a CDS encoding 4Fe-4S dicluster domain-containing protein, with the protein product ILFGVDSIIIPLLFLWSGYDYLHNHIIESHGKFHQLIWFLVGNGTYYMLAIPLAFIFKKKRAFCKILCPVSLVMKPQTTLALIKRKPTGVECIECEACNNNCPMDVNVMDYIIKGKKVSSSECIICRMCVNVCPVGAIK